The proteins below are encoded in one region of bacterium:
- a CDS encoding AMP-binding protein encodes PAGLRRAVRPGIRVVTAGAPPAAATIGRIEGDFGWEIIHVYGLTETSPFITICEPRPEHAGLSADDRVAVKARQGVELIPSGELRVVDPEGREVPHDGLTMGEIVVRGNAVMKGYYNDPEATATAFAGGWFHTGDAAVVHPDCYVEVRDRIKDVIISGGENISSVEVEGTLLRCPAVQEVAVVGLPDEQWGEAPHAFVVLKAGVSATEADLREFARDHLAHFKVPKSFHFVDDLPRTATGKIQKYVLRGGRAAIGRQ; translated from the coding sequence CCCCGCCGGGCTCCGGCGAGCCGTTCGGCCGGGGATCCGCGTCGTCACCGCGGGCGCGCCGCCGGCTGCGGCGACGATCGGTCGGATCGAGGGCGACTTTGGGTGGGAGATCATCCACGTGTACGGCCTGACGGAGACGTCGCCGTTCATCACCATCTGCGAGCCCCGGCCGGAGCACGCCGGCCTCTCCGCTGACGACCGCGTGGCCGTCAAGGCCCGGCAGGGCGTTGAGTTGATCCCGTCTGGCGAGCTTCGGGTCGTCGACCCGGAAGGGCGTGAGGTCCCGCATGACGGCCTGACCATGGGGGAGATCGTCGTGCGCGGGAATGCGGTCATGAAAGGGTACTACAATGACCCCGAGGCGACGGCGACGGCCTTCGCCGGCGGCTGGTTCCATACCGGCGATGCGGCCGTCGTCCATCCCGACTGCTACGTCGAGGTCCGCGACCGGATCAAGGACGTCATCATCAGCGGGGGCGAAAACATCTCCTCGGTGGAGGTGGAGGGCACGCTGCTGCGCTGTCCCGCGGTTCAAGAGGTGGCGGTCGTTGGGCTGCCCGACGAGCAGTGGGGCGAGGCGCCCCACGCGTTTGTCGTGCTGAAGGCGGGTGTGTCTGCGACGGAGGCCGACCTCCGCGAGTTCGCGCGGGATCATCTCGCGCACTTCAAGGTGCCCAAATCGTTTCACTTCGTGGACGACCTGCCGCGGACGGCTACGGGGAAGATCCAGAAGTACGTGCTCCGCGGCGGCCGAGCCGCGATCGGCCGGCAGTAG